One Bufo gargarizans isolate SCDJY-AF-19 chromosome 3, ASM1485885v1, whole genome shotgun sequence DNA segment encodes these proteins:
- the LOC122932040 gene encoding ubiquinol-cytochrome-c reductase complex assembly factor 3-like, which yields MSAAYRIVVGSLAIAGWTGLGCLLWAFIAPKQDQLLDMRTKEIRENPVRMAELRSQNEMVLKVLKEAAETHVNITSNPRWNSR from the exons ATGTCGGCTGCGTACCGGATAGTGGTGGGCTCTCTGGCGATCGCTGGCTGGACGGGGCTCGGCTGCCTACTGTGGGCGTTTATCGCACCGAAGCAGGACCAGTTGTTAGACATGCGGACG AAAGAAATTAGGGAAAACCCGGTTAGGATGGCAGAGCTGCGGAGTCAGAACGAGATGGTGCTCAAAGTCCTGAAAGAGGCTGCAGAGACCCATGTGAACATCACCAGTAATCCGCGATGGAACTCAAGATGA